The window CGATAACCCAGTTCCAGACAACAGGGTCGTACTGGGCAACACTTCCCCAAACGCTATTCATAATGAAATCCTCCCCTTTTTCGTCGGTACGACATAAAGCTTCGGCCTGGTGCCGAGGTGGGTCTTGTTACGGTGGGTAGCGATGGTGTCGAGTACTTTAGCCACCTCGCTTTCGGGGTTGTTGGCGTCACCAAACATCAACGCTCCGGTGGGGCAGATTGACACGCAGGCGGGCTGTTTGCCTTCTTTCAAACGTGTTTCCTTGCAGAAATTACACTTGTCGGCACCTTTGTGGACCGGATTGATGAAACGAACCTTATATGGGCAGGCTGCGAGACAATACATACAGCCGACGCAGAGTTTCTGTTTGATGCTCACTATGCCGTCTTCTTTGCCGATATAGGAAGC of the Desulfosediminicola ganghwensis genome contains:
- a CDS encoding 4Fe-4S dicluster domain-containing protein, encoding MKTRYVMLHDENRCIGCQACSVACRSVNQVPETVSRLQVHIEGPFGATPNLHFKYPRISCQQCENPPCVTVCPTGASYIGKEDGIVSIKQKLCVGCMYCLAACPYKVRFINPVHKGADKCNFCKETRLKEGKQPACVSICPTGALMFGDANNPESEVAKVLDTIATHRNKTHLGTRPKLYVVPTKKGRISL